DNA from Helicobacter pylori:
CTCAAAACATCGGCACGACTAAAAAAGGCATAGGCCCTTGCTATGAGGATAAAATGGCGAGGAGCGGGATAAGAATGGGGGATTTATTAGACGATACCATATTAGAAGAGAAACTAAAAGCGCATTTCAAAGCCATTGAGCCTTTTAAAGAAGCGTATGATTTGGGCGAGGATTACGAAAAGGATTTGAGGGAGTATTTTAAAACTTACGCTCCAAAAATTTGCCCCTTTATCAAAGACACCACAAGCATGCTGATAGAAGCGAACCAAAAGGGTGAAAAAATCCTACTAGAAGGGGCGCAAGGCACGCTTTTAGACATTGATTTAGGGACTTACCCTTTTGTAACAAGCTCCAACACCACGAGCGCTAGCGCATGCGTTAGCACCGGCTTAAACCCTAAAGCGATCAATGAAGTCATAGGCATCACGAAAGCCTACTCTACTCGTGTGGGGAATGGGCCTTTCCCTAGCGAAGACACTACACCCATGGGCGATCATTTAAGGGCTAAGGGTGCGGAGTTTGGCACGACAACCAAGCGCCCAAGGCGTTGCGGGTGGCTGGATTTGGTGGCTTTGAAATACGCTTGCGCTTTGAATGGTTGCACGCAATTAGCCTTAATGAAATTAGACGTTTTAGACGGGATTGATGCGATTAAAGTGTGCGTGGCTTATGAAAGAAAGGGCGAAAGATTAGAGGCTTTCCCTAGCGATTTGAAAGGTTGCGTGCCGATTTATCAAACTTTTAAGGGCTGGGAAAAAAGCGTGGGCGTGAGAAAATTAGACGACTTAGAGCCAAACGCTAGAGAGTATATCCGTTTTATTGGAAAAGAAGTGGGGGTGAAAATTGGCCTTATTTCTACAAGCCCTGAAAGAGAAGACACGATTTTTCTATGAAAAAATTCGCTTCTGTGTTGGTGCAATTAAAAACCCTTGCGTTAGAAAAAATAGAGCGAAAGCTTGAAAGCAAGCGTTTAGAATTGCGACAAAACGAGCGAGAAGTTTTGGACAAACAAGCCCAATTGAGCGCGTTTAAAAACCCTAAGTTGGGGGGAATGAGCCTTTTTTTACAAACCCAGCAATTAAAAAGCGCTCTAAGAATGGAGATAGAACATTACCAACAAGAGGGCGAGAATTTAACTAAGGATTTAAAAGTTTTAGAAAAAGATTACCTTTTGGCCAACCAGGAATTAGAAAAAGCTAAAATCATTTTAGAAAATGAAAAGCAAAAAGAAAAGGAAATTTTGGAAAAAAAAGAGCAGGCTCTTTTAGATGAAAACGCCATGATTTTACACTGGCAAAAAGGGGGCATGCATGCGTAAAATCTTGTTAATGGGCTTGATTTTACAAGCGCTCTTTGGCGAAGAAGCCGCGCAAGAATTGTTGCAATGCTCTGCGATTTTTGAATCTAAAAAAGCCGAACTGAAAGACGATTTGCGCCAATTGAGTGAAAAAGAGCAGTCTTTGAGGATCTTGCAAATCGAAAACGCCCGCCTTTTAGATGAAAAAAGCGATCTGTTAAACAAGAAAGAAAAAGAAATAGACGAAAAACTGAAAAATTTAGCCGCTAAAGAAGAAGCCTTTAAAACCTTACAAACGGAAGAAAAAAAACGCCTTAAAAATTTGATAGAAGAAAATGAAGAAATTTTAAGAGAAATCAAGCAGGCTAAAGACAGTAAGATTGGCGAGACTTATTCTAAAATGAAAGATTCTAAATCGGCTCTGATTTTAGAAAACTTGCCCACTCAAAACGCCTTAGAAATTTTAATGGCACTAAAACCCCAAGAATTAGGCAAAATTCTAGCCAAAATGGATCCTAAAAAAGCGGCGGCTTTGACAGAGTTGTGGCAAAAACCCCCAAAAGAAAATAAAGAAAATAAAGAAAGCCAAAAAACCACAGATCCCACACCCCCCACACCACCCACGCCTCCTAAAGAGCCAACCCTAAAAGATCCTAACACCAAAGAGCCAACAGGGGTATGATGTTCATTGTAGCGGTTTTAATGCTGGCGTTTTTAATCTTTGTCCATGAGTTAGGGCATTTTATTATCGCTAGGATTTGTGGGGTGAAGGTGGAAGTGTTTAGCATTGGTTTTGGTAAAAAACTCTGTTTCTTTAAGCTTTTTGGCACGCAATTCGCTCTGTCTTTGATCCCGCTTGGGGGCTATGTGAAATTAAAGGGCATGGATAAAGAAGAAAAAGAAGCGAATGAAGAAAATGAAGCGAATGATAGCTACGCGCAAAAAAGCCCTTTCCAAAAGCTATGGATACTATTTGGAGGGGCGTTTTTTAATTTTCTTTTTGCGGTTTTAGTGTATTTTTTTCTGGCATTGAGTGGGGAAAAAGTCTTACTGCCCGTCATTGGCGGTTTAGAAAAAAACGCGCTAGAAGCTGGGCTGTTAAAGGGGGATAAAATCCTTTCTATCAACCATCAAAAAATAGCGAGTTTTAGAGAGATTAGAGGCATAGTGGCGCGTTCTCAAGGCGAGTTAATTTTAGAAATAGAGCGAAACAACCGGATTTTAGAAAAACGCCTAACCCCCAAAATCGTGGCGGTGATAAGCGAATCTAATGATCCTAATGAAATCATCAAATATAAAATAATAGGCATTAAACCGGACATGCAAAA
Protein-coding regions in this window:
- a CDS encoding MotE family protein produces the protein MRKILLMGLILQALFGEEAAQELLQCSAIFESKKAELKDDLRQLSEKEQSLRILQIENARLLDEKSDLLNKKEKEIDEKLKNLAAKEEAFKTLQTEEKKRLKNLIEENEEILREIKQAKDSKIGETYSKMKDSKSALILENLPTQNALEILMALKPQELGKILAKMDPKKAAALTELWQKPPKENKENKESQKTTDPTPPTPPTPPKEPTLKDPNTKEPTGV
- the rseP gene encoding RIP metalloprotease RseP, which encodes MMFIVAVLMLAFLIFVHELGHFIIARICGVKVEVFSIGFGKKLCFFKLFGTQFALSLIPLGGYVKLKGMDKEEKEANEENEANDSYAQKSPFQKLWILFGGAFFNFLFAVLVYFFLALSGEKVLLPVIGGLEKNALEAGLLKGDKILSINHQKIASFREIRGIVARSQGELILEIERNNRILEKRLTPKIVAVISESNDPNEIIKYKIIGIKPDMQKMGVVSYSVFQAFEKALSRFKEGVVLIVDSLRRLIVGSASVKELSGVIGIVGALSHANSVSMLLLFGAFLSINLGILNLLPIPALDGAQMLGVVFKNIFHIALPTPIQNALWLVGVGFLVFVMFLGLFNDITHLL
- the purA gene encoding adenylosuccinate synthase; this encodes MADVVVGIQWGDEGKGKIVDRIAKDYDFVVRYQGGHNAGHTIVHKGVKHSLHLMPSGVLYPKCKNIISSAVVVSVKDLCEEISAFEDLENRLFISDRAHVILPYHAKKDAFKEKSQNIGTTKKGIGPCYEDKMARSGIRMGDLLDDTILEEKLKAHFKAIEPFKEAYDLGEDYEKDLREYFKTYAPKICPFIKDTTSMLIEANQKGEKILLEGAQGTLLDIDLGTYPFVTSSNTTSASACVSTGLNPKAINEVIGITKAYSTRVGNGPFPSEDTTPMGDHLRAKGAEFGTTTKRPRRCGWLDLVALKYACALNGCTQLALMKLDVLDGIDAIKVCVAYERKGERLEAFPSDLKGCVPIYQTFKGWEKSVGVRKLDDLEPNAREYIRFIGKEVGVKIGLISTSPEREDTIFL
- a CDS encoding flagellar export protein FliJ, translated to MKKFASVLVQLKTLALEKIERKLESKRLELRQNEREVLDKQAQLSAFKNPKLGGMSLFLQTQQLKSALRMEIEHYQQEGENLTKDLKVLEKDYLLANQELEKAKIILENEKQKEKEILEKKEQALLDENAMILHWQKGGMHA